One Nitrospirota bacterium DNA segment encodes these proteins:
- the murJ gene encoding murein biosynthesis integral membrane protein MurJ, with product MNNQEKVAKAAAVMGVTTLLSRIFGFVRDMVVAWAFGAGMVADAFYVAYRVPSLLRELLAEGSISAAFIPVFTRHLNEEGQEEARRLVKATFTILIIILTTVTVIGIIVAPLLVSLIAPGFHSAAGGKFDLTVQLTRIMFPYLLFVSLAALAMGILNTLGSFAISSLSSITLSIFMICGVYIFAPRFSVPVYGLATGVIIGGIAQFACQLPALSRRKMMLGWYFKPSHPGVIQIGKLIVPMILGLSVTQVNIFVNTVLSSLLKEGSITYLYYGIRLIHFPLGIFGVAMASAVLPTLSAAAVKREYDEMRNTYSFAIRLILFITLPAMTGLIILRIPIISVLFQSRAFDYAATLGTADALLYYSVGLWAFTGTRITAQAFYSMQDTNTPVKAAAVAVAVNIIVSLLLMGPLQHGGLALATSLASMANLSVLVWVLRKRLGHLNLTEIVHSLKKVVPATLIMGVIAWLITRGDVWASGGQASIKIGLLFGSILLSSIAYIVILYLLKSKELIFLWNMAVRKIK from the coding sequence AGCGGCTGTGATGGGTGTCACAACCCTCCTGAGCAGGATCTTCGGGTTTGTCCGTGACATGGTCGTTGCCTGGGCATTTGGTGCCGGGATGGTTGCAGACGCCTTTTATGTTGCATACCGTGTTCCTTCCCTCCTGAGGGAACTTCTTGCAGAGGGTTCCATTTCAGCAGCGTTTATACCGGTTTTTACCAGGCATCTTAATGAGGAGGGACAGGAGGAGGCAAGGCGGCTCGTAAAGGCGACATTTACCATCCTGATCATTATCCTTACCACAGTGACTGTAATAGGGATAATTGTTGCCCCGCTGTTGGTCTCTTTAATAGCCCCAGGTTTTCACTCAGCAGCAGGGGGCAAGTTTGATCTGACAGTACAGCTTACCCGGATAATGTTCCCGTATCTCCTGTTCGTATCCCTTGCCGCACTTGCAATGGGTATCTTAAACACCCTCGGTTCCTTTGCCATATCTTCACTCTCTTCAATAACGCTCTCAATATTTATGATATGCGGTGTATACATATTTGCGCCTCGGTTCAGTGTGCCGGTTTATGGGCTTGCAACAGGTGTAATTATCGGGGGTATCGCACAGTTTGCCTGTCAGTTGCCTGCCCTGTCACGGCGGAAGATGATGCTGGGGTGGTACTTCAAACCGAGCCATCCTGGCGTAATCCAGATAGGAAAGCTGATAGTGCCGATGATTCTTGGGCTTTCAGTTACCCAGGTAAATATTTTTGTTAATACAGTACTCTCATCATTGTTAAAAGAGGGGAGCATAACGTATCTTTACTACGGCATCAGGCTTATACACTTTCCGCTTGGCATATTTGGCGTTGCAATGGCATCTGCAGTGCTCCCGACCCTTTCTGCGGCTGCAGTAAAAAGGGAATACGATGAAATGCGAAATACATATTCGTTTGCCATCCGGTTAATCCTCTTTATTACACTGCCGGCAATGACAGGATTGATAATTCTCCGGATACCAATCATAAGCGTCCTTTTTCAATCAAGGGCATTTGATTACGCAGCGACCCTCGGCACAGCAGATGCACTCCTCTATTATTCGGTCGGTCTATGGGCGTTTACAGGGACAAGGATTACTGCCCAGGCGTTCTATTCCATGCAGGATACTAACACCCCTGTCAAGGCAGCAGCAGTAGCAGTGGCTGTAAATATTATCGTTTCACTGCTCCTTATGGGCCCGCTTCAGCATGGCGGCCTCGCCCTCGCAACATCTCTTGCATCCATGGCAAACCTGTCTGTCCTTGTTTGGGTATTGAGGAAAAGGCTTGGGCACCTGAATCTGACGGAAATCGTCCATTCACTGAAGAAGGTAGTGCCTGCAACATTGATCATGGGAGTCATCGCGTGGCTTATAACAAGAGGTGACGTCTGGGCATCAGGCGGACAGGCATCAATAAAGATAGGTTTATTATTTGGCAGTATCCTGTTGAGTTCAATTGCCTACATAGTAATCCTCTATCTCTTAAAGAGTAAAGAACTGATCTTCCTTTGGAACATGGCAGTCAGGAAAATTAAATAG
- a CDS encoding DUF748 domain-containing protein, with translation MDAIKAVNIFKGRKKVITWILAAIVLFTIAGFFIVPPVLRLVLIKILSENLHRNVTIEKVQLNPLSLSLGIKGFKIMERDSRDTFVSFEELYINIQSASILRRGIVIKEARLYKPYINIIYNGNRSYNFSDLLKKETSAPEAVSEPLKFSLNNISISNGSVDFSDTPKKKVHTVRDIRTDIPFISNLPYYAETYIQPVFEARFNDTPVSLKGRSKPFADSLQTTIDLRLNGLDIPYYLAYLPVDLDFSLSSAKMDAALEVSFIQYTNADNRQTIGINGPLTLKEIRTAGKNGDPLVNIPRLDIFIATTDVMSRKLHLTKVLLEAPEVNVLRSADGTLNLQAFMPRVNTGSPAAGNTPQAPPLQISIDEIGINDGRVLFKDKSASEPVSLKAGGLRLRASGISTAKDAKGRLSLAFNVQRKGSVLAEGDVTVYPLAAQIKIKVKGLAINPLQAYFTDVIKILVADGAILADGELLLHESKDQNVVVEYKGSASLVRFAALDRESAEDFLKWESLYFGGMDIVTSPLSIKINEIALSDFYSRLIVYPDGSLNVQNIFSAEEAADEKSGDQQASGKGAAVSENKGGRVVKIGKVTLQGGTVNFTDKHIQPGYSANLLDIGGRVSGLSSDEDKFADVSLRGNLDNYAPLEISGKINPLMKDLYVDLAIDFKNIDLSPATPYSGKYAGYTVEKGKLTLNMKYLIADKRLDAGNRILLDQFTFGEKVDSPDATKLPVRFAIALLKDRNGIIDLDIPVTGKLDDPDFHIGSVIIRILVNLLVKATTSPFALIGSLFGGGEELSYLEFDYGLADIKDDGIKKLDTLIKALYERPLLKLEIAGCADAENDMEGLRQHLFERKIKAEKLKELIKKGEQAVPVDDVSIGQEEYGKYLKMAYRNDKFPKPRNLIGMLKDLPPEEMEKLMLTHMEIKDDDLRALASQRAAQVKDYILKSGKVEPERIFLVDSRTIQQEKGAGKKASRVEFTIK, from the coding sequence ATGGATGCAATAAAGGCTGTCAACATTTTCAAGGGTAGAAAAAAGGTTATCACGTGGATACTCGCGGCAATCGTCCTTTTTACAATTGCTGGTTTCTTCATAGTGCCGCCGGTCCTCAGATTGGTACTTATAAAAATACTGTCGGAAAATCTTCACCGAAACGTCACCATAGAAAAGGTTCAGCTAAATCCGTTATCCCTCTCACTTGGTATAAAGGGTTTTAAGATTATGGAACGTGACAGCCGGGATACGTTCGTCTCATTTGAGGAGCTCTATATCAATATCCAGTCAGCATCCATTTTAAGACGGGGGATTGTGATTAAGGAGGCGAGGCTTTACAAGCCTTATATAAATATCATTTATAACGGTAACCGCTCATATAATTTTTCCGACCTTCTTAAAAAGGAGACCAGTGCCCCCGAGGCTGTCAGTGAACCACTCAAATTTTCCCTGAATAATATCAGCATCTCAAACGGCAGTGTGGATTTCTCAGACACGCCTAAAAAGAAGGTGCACACTGTCAGGGATATTCGAACGGACATCCCTTTTATATCCAATCTGCCTTATTATGCTGAGACATACATACAACCGGTATTTGAGGCAAGGTTCAATGACACCCCGGTTTCACTTAAAGGCAGGAGCAAACCATTTGCAGACTCACTGCAGACAACGATAGATCTCAGGTTAAACGGCCTCGACATTCCCTATTATCTGGCATATCTGCCGGTTGATCTGGATTTTTCTCTATCGTCAGCGAAGATGGATGCAGCATTGGAGGTATCTTTTATCCAGTATACAAATGCTGACAACAGGCAGACTATCGGGATTAACGGTCCATTGACCCTGAAAGAGATCAGGACTGCAGGGAAAAACGGAGACCCACTGGTAAACATCCCCAGGTTAGATATTTTCATTGCCACAACTGATGTAATGAGCCGCAAACTTCATCTCACAAAAGTCCTTCTGGAAGCGCCTGAGGTTAATGTGTTGCGCTCTGCAGATGGGACACTGAATTTGCAGGCATTCATGCCTCGTGTTAATACCGGTTCTCCTGCAGCAGGGAATACCCCCCAGGCCCCGCCGCTGCAAATCAGCATTGACGAAATCGGTATCAATGACGGGAGGGTTTTATTTAAGGATAAATCTGCTTCTGAACCTGTATCTTTGAAAGCCGGGGGACTGCGTCTCAGGGCAAGCGGCATCTCAACAGCAAAAGATGCAAAGGGGAGACTATCCCTTGCGTTCAATGTTCAAAGAAAAGGTTCTGTTTTAGCTGAAGGGGACGTTACTGTTTACCCATTAGCCGCTCAGATTAAGATCAAAGTAAAGGGCCTTGCCATCAATCCCCTGCAGGCATATTTTACTGATGTCATTAAAATACTGGTGGCAGACGGCGCAATACTTGCGGACGGAGAACTCCTGCTTCATGAATCAAAGGATCAAAATGTTGTTGTGGAATATAAAGGCTCGGCCTCTCTCGTCAGGTTTGCTGCTCTTGACCGGGAGAGTGCAGAGGATTTTCTGAAATGGGAATCCCTGTATTTCGGAGGTATGGATATCGTTACCAGTCCTCTTAGCATCAAAATAAATGAGATTGCGCTCAGCGACTTCTACTCACGCCTGATCGTCTATCCAGATGGCAGCCTCAATGTTCAAAACATATTTTCTGCGGAAGAAGCGGCAGACGAAAAATCAGGGGACCAGCAGGCGTCCGGGAAGGGAGCAGCCGTCAGTGAAAATAAAGGCGGCAGGGTTGTAAAGATAGGAAAGGTTACCCTGCAGGGTGGGACTGTCAATTTCACTGACAAACATATACAACCGGGCTACTCAGCCAATCTCCTTGATATAGGCGGACGGGTGTCAGGCTTGTCTTCAGACGAAGATAAATTTGCAGATGTCAGCCTGCGGGGAAACCTCGACAATTATGCCCCGCTTGAGATCAGCGGTAAAATCAACCCCCTCATGAAAGACCTGTATGTGGACCTGGCGATTGATTTCAAGAACATAGATCTCAGTCCGGCAACCCCCTATTCAGGAAAATACGCCGGTTATACAGTAGAAAAGGGAAAGCTTACCCTTAACATGAAATATCTTATTGCAGACAAAAGGCTTGATGCAGGCAACAGGATACTCCTGGACCAGTTTACCTTCGGAGAAAAGGTTGACAGTCCGGATGCCACGAAACTGCCTGTAAGGTTCGCGATAGCCTTGTTAAAGGACAGGAACGGCATAATTGATCTTGATATCCCTGTGACAGGAAAACTGGATGATCCTGATTTTCATATTGGCAGCGTAATCATCAGGATTCTTGTGAATCTCCTTGTTAAGGCAACGACCTCCCCCTTTGCCCTGATAGGTTCTCTCTTTGGAGGCGGCGAAGAGCTCAGCTACCTTGAATTCGATTACGGTTTGGCGGACATAAAAGACGACGGCATTAAGAAACTCGATACCCTGATAAAGGCATTGTATGAGAGGCCCTTGCTGAAGCTTGAGATTGCCGGGTGTGCGGATGCTGAAAATGACATGGAAGGATTAAGACAGCATCTCTTTGAGCGTAAGATCAAGGCTGAGAAACTGAAGGAGCTCATAAAGAAAGGGGAACAGGCTGTGCCTGTTGATGATGTAAGTATCGGACAGGAAGAGTACGGGAAATATCTCAAGATGGCATACCGGAATGACAAATTTCCAAAACCGCGTAATTTGATTGGTATGCTCAAGGACCTTCCTCCTGAAGAGATGGAAAAGCTGATGCTTACCCACATGGAGATCAAAGACGATGACCTCAGGGCGCTTGCCTCACAAAGGGCTGCTCAGGTTAAGGACTATATCCTGAAATCCGGAAAGGTTGAGCCTGAAAGGATATTTCTCGTTGATTCGAGGACGATTCAGCAGGAAAAGGGCGCAGGGAAAAAGGCGAGCAGGGTAGAATTTACAATCAAATGA
- a CDS encoding DUF167 domain-containing protein has translation MKISVRVRPGSKKEVIERIDDTTFVAHVKAPPVEGKANEALVRLLGDYFGVPKSHIRITRGTAGKYKLIEIEEI, from the coding sequence ATGAAGATCTCTGTAAGGGTAAGACCGGGCTCAAAAAAGGAGGTCATAGAACGGATAGATGACACAACCTTCGTCGCACACGTCAAGGCCCCTCCGGTAGAAGGCAAGGCAAATGAGGCGCTTGTAAGACTTTTGGGCGATTACTTTGGAGTTCCCAAAAGCCATATCAGGATAACAAGGGGTACGGCAGGCAAATATAAGCTGATCGAAATAGAGGAAATTTAG
- a CDS encoding DsrE family protein, with product MSPSIVMNRKLGILLSTPPSHKNLETVIGLISSALRNDVTVYLYLDDEGVECIKEKSLIALSGDGLKLSVCAYGAQKKGVEPSDIAVFGGLAVLSELITACDRFIAFG from the coding sequence ATGTCTCCTTCAATAGTTATGAACAGGAAACTTGGCATACTATTATCAACACCTCCTTCTCATAAGAATCTTGAGACCGTTATAGGTCTTATATCTTCTGCATTGCGTAATGACGTGACTGTATATCTGTATTTGGACGACGAGGGTGTCGAATGCATAAAGGAGAAAAGTCTTATCGCCCTGTCAGGAGACGGGTTGAAGCTGTCTGTATGTGCCTATGGCGCCCAGAAAAAGGGGGTAGAGCCGAGTGACATAGCGGTGTTTGGCGGACTTGCAGTATTGTCAGAACTCATAACCGCATGTGACCGATTCATAGCATTCGGGTAG
- a CDS encoding DsrE family protein, which produces MKIVFLIRSNPCESARPAEAIRIAAGLGTGNNSIKVILSGNAVRALSPDEDDLEDIDIIEKFLPIIKDWEIPLYVDKGSAADVDLKGSPYSYTTVNNEELSELIAGGHSTFVF; this is translated from the coding sequence ATGAAGATAGTATTTCTCATACGCAGCAATCCATGTGAAAGCGCAAGGCCTGCTGAGGCTATAAGGATAGCGGCTGGCCTTGGTACTGGCAATAACTCTATCAAGGTAATATTATCCGGTAATGCTGTAAGAGCCCTGTCACCGGATGAAGATGACCTTGAAGATATTGACATAATTGAAAAATTTCTCCCTATCATTAAGGATTGGGAAATCCCGCTTTATGTGGATAAAGGATCTGCAGCTGATGTGGACCTCAAGGGAAGTCCATATAGTTACACCACAGTTAATAATGAAGAGTTATCAGAACTTATTGCAGGGGGCCATAGCACATTCGTGTTCTAA
- a CDS encoding class I SAM-dependent methyltransferase, which produces MRKTLDNDRIQKVYDNYAVFYDAIFGKLSDISRIAALERLSLKPGDRVLEVGVGTGLSLPRFPSFCRVHGIDMSEEMIRRAYKRVDKHGLSNVVIERMDACKMDFSDDSFDAVFAAFLISVVPDPGMVLSEIKRVCKRGGLITMVNHFKSNNKVISSIETAISPFCSKHLGFRTDLPLSFLLSDSELKLVAKKRPSPFSVWEVVEFCNLKKRGN; this is translated from the coding sequence ATGAGAAAGACATTGGATAATGACAGGATTCAGAAGGTATATGACAATTACGCTGTTTTCTACGACGCTATATTTGGTAAACTTTCGGATATCAGCAGGATTGCGGCATTAGAACGTCTAAGCCTTAAGCCAGGTGACAGGGTGCTTGAGGTAGGCGTAGGTACCGGTCTTTCACTGCCCCGCTTTCCGTCTTTTTGCCGTGTCCATGGCATAGATATGTCCGAAGAGATGATAAGGCGGGCGTATAAGAGGGTAGATAAGCATGGACTGTCCAATGTTGTCATAGAGAGGATGGATGCCTGCAAAATGGATTTCTCTGATGACTCATTTGATGCAGTCTTTGCAGCATTCCTTATTTCAGTAGTCCCTGATCCCGGAATGGTGTTGTCAGAGATAAAGAGGGTCTGCAAGAGGGGCGGCCTGATAACAATGGTAAATCATTTCAAGAGCAATAATAAGGTTATTTCGTCAATAGAAACGGCCATCTCCCCATTCTGCAGCAAACACCTTGGCTTCCGTACTGACCTGCCGCTCTCTTTCCTGTTAAGTGACAGTGAGTTGAAATTGGTAGCAAAGAAACGTCCATCCCCCTTCAGCGTATGGGAGGTTGTCGAGTTTTGTAATTTGAAGAAAAGGGGTAATTAA
- a CDS encoding Hsp20/alpha crystallin family protein, with protein sequence MTRKNIFDEMNDLHWEMEKMFHSLFNPKHPFNILADRHWKPLTDVYETEGDIFIKVELPGLERKDVSITVDGKQLIISGSRTYPKQASGIIYHQMEINYGDFERIILLPEAYEADHINAELKDGFLCIRIRKG encoded by the coding sequence ATGACCAGGAAAAACATCTTTGATGAGATGAATGATCTGCACTGGGAGATGGAGAAGATGTTTCACAGCCTGTTTAACCCCAAGCACCCGTTTAATATCCTTGCTGACCGCCACTGGAAACCACTTACTGATGTTTATGAGACAGAAGGTGACATATTTATAAAGGTTGAACTGCCCGGTTTGGAGAGAAAGGACGTATCTATTACTGTAGATGGCAAACAGCTCATTATCAGTGGTTCAAGGACATATCCAAAGCAGGCGTCCGGCATAATTTACCATCAGATGGAAATTAACTACGGGGATTTTGAGCGGATCATTTTATTGCCGGAGGCTTATGAGGCAGACCATATCAATGCCGAGCTAAAAGATGGTTTCCTGTGTATTAGAATAAGAAAAGGGTAA
- the lon gene encoding endopeptidase La produces the protein MTVPKIKEKVFRRQSDEKTEARADIPDTLPLIPVKDTVLFPYTVIPLFVTEDKSIKAVEHAIASQRIIGVVAEKAKDEGEGGPSDIYMIGSAAVIHKMLRMPEKGMALVVQGLAKIAIKEVLSEEPFLNASVEVIIEEPEKNTRIEALMRTAISLTQKMISLAPYLPEEIQVTAINLDDPLKLAYLIATIVRMKLEERQELLELDSVEEKLNRIVTILSREVEILELGGKIQTQVQSEMTKAQREYYLREQLKAIKQELGETDERAQETNEIRGRLAEAALPEEVMKEAERELNRLEKLPTSSPEYNVIRTYLDWIMDLPWNKSTEDNLDLERAEKILNDDHYDLEKIKERIIEYLAVRKLKKDTKGPILCFVGPPGVGKTSLGQSIARALGRQFIRMSVGGMRDEAEIRGHRRTYVGALPGRIIQSIRRAGSNNPLFMIDEIDKVGSDFRGDPSSALLEVLDPEQNFSFRDHYMDLPFDLSKVMFITTANVIQTIHPALKDRMEVLVLAGYTEEEKLGIAQNYLVPRQLIENGLTRDNIEFEKETLLKIISGYTREAGVRNLEREIATVCRKVAKKVAGGATTKVIVKTDDLHNFLGAEKIYPEVAKRTSVPGVATGLAWTETGGDILFIESTRMPGKKGFTLTGQLGDVMQESAKAALSYVRSRAKELGLEEDFFEKNDIHLHVPAGAIPKDGPSAGVTMISSLVSLLTGRPVSNEVAMTGEITLTGLVLPIGGIKEKMLAARRAGIKTVILPKRNESDLEDIPEELRKDLKFVFVENVDEVLKAALK, from the coding sequence ATGACTGTACCAAAGATAAAAGAAAAGGTCTTCAGGCGTCAATCAGATGAAAAGACTGAGGCGCGTGCAGACATTCCTGATACACTGCCTTTAATCCCTGTTAAGGATACGGTGTTATTCCCATATACCGTTATCCCGCTTTTTGTAACAGAGGACAAGTCCATAAAAGCGGTTGAACATGCCATTGCATCACAACGCATAATCGGGGTCGTTGCGGAAAAGGCTAAAGACGAGGGTGAGGGGGGACCGTCTGACATTTATATGATTGGCTCGGCCGCAGTCATACATAAGATGCTCAGGATGCCTGAAAAGGGGATGGCGCTTGTCGTCCAGGGCCTTGCAAAGATAGCAATAAAGGAGGTTCTGTCAGAGGAGCCATTCTTAAACGCCTCGGTTGAGGTCATAATTGAAGAGCCGGAAAAGAATACGCGGATAGAGGCCCTGATGAGGACGGCTATTTCGCTGACTCAGAAGATGATCTCCCTTGCGCCCTATCTGCCTGAGGAGATACAGGTCACGGCAATTAACCTCGACGACCCTCTGAAGCTCGCCTATCTGATAGCAACTATTGTCAGGATGAAGCTTGAGGAGCGTCAGGAACTGCTTGAATTAGACAGTGTTGAAGAAAAACTCAATCGCATTGTAACTATCCTTTCACGCGAGGTGGAAATCCTTGAGCTCGGAGGCAAGATCCAGACGCAGGTACAGAGCGAGATGACAAAGGCCCAGCGCGAATATTACCTCAGGGAGCAGTTGAAGGCTATTAAACAGGAACTTGGTGAGACTGACGAGAGGGCACAGGAGACAAATGAGATAAGGGGCAGGCTTGCTGAGGCCGCACTGCCGGAAGAGGTGATGAAAGAGGCGGAGAGGGAGTTGAACCGTCTCGAGAAGCTCCCGACGTCTTCGCCGGAATATAATGTCATCAGGACATACCTCGACTGGATAATGGACCTGCCGTGGAACAAGAGTACTGAGGACAACCTGGACCTTGAGCGGGCGGAGAAGATACTAAATGATGACCATTATGACCTGGAGAAGATTAAAGAGAGGATCATTGAATATCTTGCAGTTCGTAAATTAAAGAAAGACACAAAAGGTCCAATACTCTGTTTTGTAGGCCCTCCGGGAGTTGGCAAGACCTCACTCGGGCAGTCTATCGCGAGGGCCCTTGGCAGGCAGTTTATCAGGATGTCTGTCGGCGGCATGCGTGATGAGGCGGAGATACGGGGGCACAGGCGAACATATGTAGGTGCGCTTCCGGGACGCATAATCCAGAGCATCCGGAGGGCAGGCTCTAACAACCCCCTTTTCATGATTGATGAGATAGACAAGGTAGGGTCGGATTTTCGCGGAGACCCGTCATCTGCCTTATTGGAGGTGCTTGATCCGGAGCAGAACTTTTCTTTCCGCGATCATTACATGGACCTCCCCTTTGATCTTTCAAAGGTGATGTTTATAACAACGGCAAATGTTATCCAGACTATTCACCCGGCCTTAAAGGACAGGATGGAGGTGCTTGTCCTTGCAGGCTATACCGAAGAGGAAAAGCTTGGCATAGCGCAAAATTACCTCGTGCCGAGGCAATTGATAGAGAATGGTCTTACTCGTGATAATATCGAGTTTGAAAAGGAGACCCTGCTTAAGATCATTTCAGGTTACACAAGAGAGGCAGGTGTCAGGAATCTTGAGAGGGAGATAGCAACAGTATGCAGAAAGGTCGCAAAGAAGGTGGCAGGAGGCGCTACTACAAAGGTTATCGTTAAGACCGATGACCTCCATAACTTCCTCGGCGCTGAAAAGATCTATCCGGAGGTGGCAAAGAGGACATCTGTTCCAGGTGTGGCTACAGGGCTTGCGTGGACTGAAACCGGCGGTGACATACTATTTATAGAATCAACCAGGATGCCAGGGAAGAAGGGTTTTACCCTCACCGGTCAACTGGGTGATGTGATGCAGGAATCGGCAAAGGCCGCCCTAAGTTATGTCCGTTCCAGGGCAAAAGAACTTGGCCTGGAAGAGGATTTTTTTGAAAAGAATGACATACACCTCCATGTCCCGGCAGGCGCAATTCCCAAGGACGGCCCTTCTGCAGGCGTGACAATGATTTCGTCCCTCGTCTCTCTGCTGACAGGAAGGCCGGTAAGCAATGAGGTGGCCATGACAGGAGAGATTACCCTGACAGGGCTGGTCCTTCCCATAGGTGGCATAAAGGAGAAGATGCTTGCGGCAAGACGGGCAGGGATAAAGACAGTCATCCTCCCAAAGAGGAATGAGTCAGACCTTGAGGATATCCCGGAAGAGCTCAGAAAGGATCTGAAGTTCGTGTTTGTGGAGAATGTTGATGAGGTGCTCAAGGCAGCTTTGAAATAA
- the ligA gene encoding NAD-dependent DNA ligase LigA codes for MDKRDAETRINKLREEINYHNYLYYVLDSPEISDAEYDRFMRELADIERSFPELITPDSPTQRVGAAPLKEFKSVSHTIPMLSLSNTETEEETMEFDRRIRRFLNVPEDQMIEYVAETKLDGLAVEVVYEHGRFTVGSTRGDGFTGEDVTLNLRTIKTIPLNLIRKHGEAPSKLEVRGEVFMKLGDFREMNREREESGETIFANPRNAAAGSLRQLDPKITARRPLDIFFYGIGEVSGRSFETHWDVLKMLRSWGLKTNPLNEPCQGIHEVINYYKKIEGMRDTLGYEIDGVVVKVNDIRLQERLGNVARSPRWAIAYKFEPRQGTTRILDIQAHVGRTGILTPVAIMEPVRIGGVTVSRSTLHNQDEVDRKDVRIGDWVLVQRAGDVIPEVVKVIETRRTGAEVPFKIPDRCPVCGSDVIKEDVYYRCTGINCPAQLKERIQHFASRRAMDIEGLGEKLTGQLVDKGLVKNVSDIYYLTRDQIAGLDRMAEKSADNTIGAIESSKKRELSRVIFALGIRHVGEQLGKILAGRFHSIDELMTAGVDELTAVETVGPEIAQSVISFFSQKDNIKEIDRLRGAGVEFPVAVRKKGGRLAGKVFVLTGTLKSFSRDEAKERIESLGGHVTSSVSRNTDFVVAGEDPGSKVRKARELDVKVITEDEFLKIL; via the coding sequence ATGGACAAGAGAGACGCCGAGACGCGTATCAATAAGCTCCGGGAAGAGATAAACTACCACAATTACCTCTATTATGTCCTGGATTCCCCTGAAATATCAGATGCGGAGTATGACAGGTTCATGCGTGAGCTTGCGGACATTGAGCGTTCATTCCCTGAGCTGATTACCCCTGACTCTCCTACCCAGAGGGTGGGCGCCGCGCCCCTTAAAGAGTTCAAGTCTGTTTCGCATACCATTCCCATGCTGAGCCTGTCCAACACTGAGACAGAAGAGGAGACAATGGAGTTTGACAGGCGCATAAGGCGTTTTTTGAATGTTCCTGAAGATCAGATGATAGAATATGTTGCTGAGACCAAGCTCGACGGGCTTGCTGTTGAGGTCGTATATGAACATGGCAGGTTTACAGTAGGCTCCACCCGTGGTGACGGCTTTACGGGCGAGGATGTGACATTAAATCTCAGGACAATAAAGACCATCCCCCTTAATCTCATAAGAAAACACGGTGAGGCGCCTTCGAAGCTGGAGGTGCGAGGTGAGGTCTTTATGAAACTCGGGGACTTCAGGGAGATGAACAGGGAGAGGGAAGAGTCAGGAGAGACGATATTTGCCAACCCGAGGAATGCCGCTGCCGGGTCTTTGCGTCAGCTCGATCCGAAGATTACAGCAAGGCGTCCCCTCGATATATTCTTTTATGGTATTGGTGAGGTCTCCGGCAGGAGTTTTGAGACCCACTGGGATGTATTGAAGATGCTGCGGAGCTGGGGCCTTAAGACCAACCCGTTAAACGAGCCCTGTCAGGGGATCCACGAGGTTATCAATTATTACAAAAAGATTGAAGGAATGAGGGATACCCTCGGCTATGAGATTGATGGCGTGGTAGTAAAGGTCAACGACATACGCCTGCAGGAGCGGCTTGGTAATGTGGCGCGAAGCCCCAGGTGGGCCATCGCGTACAAGTTTGAGCCGAGACAGGGCACCACAAGGATACTCGACATCCAGGCGCATGTAGGGAGGACAGGCATCCTGACGCCGGTGGCCATTATGGAGCCTGTCCGGATCGGCGGTGTAACCGTCAGCAGGTCCACCCTCCACAATCAGGACGAGGTGGACAGGAAGGATGTGCGGATAGGCGACTGGGTCCTGGTCCAGCGTGCAGGTGACGTAATCCCTGAGGTAGTCAAGGTTATTGAGACAAGAAGGACAGGCGCTGAGGTGCCGTTTAAGATCCCTGACAGATGCCCTGTCTGTGGTTCAGACGTCATAAAGGAGGATGTCTACTACAGGTGCACGGGCATCAACTGTCCGGCACAGTTAAAGGAGCGTATTCAGCACTTTGCGTCCAGAAGGGCGATGGACATCGAGGGGCTCGGGGAGAAGCTTACAGGACAGCTTGTTGACAAAGGACTTGTAAAAAATGTCTCAGATATATATTATCTTACAAGGGATCAGATTGCAGGTCTTGACAGGATGGCTGAAAAATCCGCGGACAATACCATCGGGGCCATAGAATCAAGCAAGAAGCGGGAGCTTTCCCGGGTCATTTTTGCCCTCGGAATCAGACATGTTGGCGAGCAGCTTGGAAAGATCCTTGCAGGCAGATTTCACAGCATAGACGAATTGATGACAGCAGGGGTAGATGAACTGACTGCTGTGGAGACTGTCGGTCCTGAGATAGCACAGAGCGTTATCAGTTTCTTCAGCCAGAAGGACAATATTAAAGAGATTGACAGGCTGAGGGGGGCTGGTGTAGAGTTTCCCGTTGCTGTCAGGAAAAAGGGAGGCAGGCTGGCAGGGAAGGTCTTTGTGCTGACAGGGACGCTTAAGTCATTTTCACGGGACGAGGCTAAAGAGAGGATTGAATCCCTTGGCGGACATGTCACATCAAGCGTGAGCAGGAACACCGACTTTGTGGTTGCAGGCGAGGATCCGGGGTCAAAGGTGCGGAAGGCAAGGGAGCTTGACGTAAAGGTTATTACAGAGGATGAATTCCTGAAAATTCTATAA